The Sporosarcina ureae genomic sequence TGGCATTTTCCAAACTCCTTTTAATGTGCTTCTGAAATATTTGGTTCATATATATTTAACTTAATCACAACTTGTCTAATCCCGCCGGCAACGATTAACTGCATCAACACTTTCGCTATCCATTGTCCGAGTATTGCATATGGAACTAACTCCCATGGGACGAAGTTAAGCCCTAGTGGACCAATTCCAATAATTACAAATAAACTTGAGTCTAAAAAGCCAGCTACCACACCCGAGAACAGTACTCTTTTTACAAAAGGTAATTTAAAGCGGGTATAAATTTCAGTATCTGCTGTTTCTGAAACAATAAAACTAAGCGTACTTGCAAAGACGATCCATAATTGATCTCCTAATAAATGACTGGTAACAGCGGATAATAAGAGTGCGACTGCAATCAATATGTATGTTTGACGTCTTCCGAATCGGTTTTGGACCATATCTCTCATGACAAGTGTTAATCCAATGAACAAAGTACCGTAGGGGATAATTAATGGACCAAGTTCAAGTGGAGCAAATCGTGCTGTAATTACATTGGCAAGAATGATAGATAGTAAATAAATCGTAATTCGGATCATGAGACGTGCTGTCCTTGTAAGTATTTCGCTAACCCATCATTTCTCAACTGGCAAGCGGGGCATTCCTTGCAACCATCTGCAATAACACCATTATAGCAAGTTAGCGTGTTCTCTCGAATATATTTCAGCCGTCCCATTTGATCGGCCATGGCCCAAACTTCTGCTTTGTCTTTCCACATTAAAGGAGTGATCAAATCAAATGGATAGTCCATTGCTAAATTCAAAGTCGTATTCAATGAACGAATAAACTCATCCCGGCAATCAGGGTATCCACTAAAATCTGTCTCACTTACACCGGTAATAATCGCTTTTGCCCCAACAGTTTTAGCATAGATTGCCGCAAATGAAAGAAATATGTGATTCCGTCCCTCTACAAATGTATTGGGTACACTTCCTTCTTCTACTTCAATTTGCATACCATCTCGGGTCAATGCGTTCGAAGTTAACTGATTGAGAACGTCCATTTGAATGATCTTTTGTTTAACACCTAAGTCTTTCGCGATTTTTGTAGCGCAATCAACTTCTAACTTATGTCTTTGCCCATACAAAAATGTGACGGTTTCTACTTCGTCGAATTCTTCCATTGCCCATAACAGGCAAGTGGTAGAATCTTGTCCGCCACTAAATACTACAACTGCTTTACTCACTCTACATTCCTCCATAGTTTTGTTTTTAGAGGGGATGGTTACGAACCCTCTGCAATAATCGAAGTGGCTTAGTTATATATTCCTAAGACAGCTATGATTATTAGTAGTTAAAATATACACTTTAATCGTCCTTTCCACAAGCGGATTGAGAATGCTACCTGTTACTGGTATCTTTAATAAAACATAATGAAAGATGAAGCATTATTCATGTTAGATAATCTGTTTATAGACGCGACGATTAGGAAAGTGCTTGTAAAAAAGATTAATTTTTCTGGTATTTAAATAATACAAAGGGATATGTGTGATACTAACGTCAACGGGACGACAGTGCAATGACGTTTCCATAAAATCAATAGAGGATACCAGTGCTGTAATCAGTCGTCCTTTCTGGCATTATGATCTAGAAATCATGATGAATTTCGCGCAAACCAAAAAATAGTAGAATGGAGATAATTCAATGTACGAATTAAAAACTAAAGAAACCGATAGTAGTGTTATTGAATTTATTGAGAACATTGATCAACTTAGAAAGCGTGAAGATGCTTTTAGTTTACTGGATATCTTCACCGAGACGACGGGGTATAAAGCTAAAATGTGGGGACCGAGTATTATAGGTTTTGGCAAATATCATTACAAATATAGTTCTGGTCATGAAGGGGACGCGCCAATCGTAGGTTTTTCCCCACGAAAAGCTAAAATTAGTTTATATGTAACGCTTGAAAATGAACAGCGAGAGAAACTGTTAAAAGATTTTGGGAAACACACAACAGGTAAATCTTGTATATATATCAACAAAATCGCGGATGTTGAAATAGAGATATTAAAGAAATTAATAGAACAATCTGCGGCTTTTATTAAAGAAATCTATCCAAATACAGAAAAACTATAGAGCGGAGTACGTGTACTAGATATACTTTGCCTAATTTAGCAATACTGTTTTACAAGAGAAGAGGAAAGGTGGAAGATTTCTTTGACGATATATGAGATGAAAAATGATTTATCGATTAAAGGGAGAAATGGGATCTCATTTATCCTATCTGCTAGTGTGATTTGGTTGATTATTACCATTATATTTATGCAGTCATTAGAAATAACGCAGAAAAATATAGGAATGCTTTTTTCGACAGGTTTAATGTTCCCTCTCTCAGTTGGTATTTCATATATACTAAAGGCCGATTGGAAATTTAAAAATAACGCCTTAGGTAGTCTAGGGTTATATTTGAATCTAGCACAGATTCTCTATTTTCCGATACTTTTTTGGAGTATGTTAAAAAGTCCACAGGATGCAATTATGATATTTGCTATTATTACAGGGGCGCACTTTTTTACGTACGGATGGTTTTATAATGCAAAACCTTATTATATATCGGCTCCGATGATTGCGATCGGCATAATGTTTTTAGGCCTTTATACAACGGCAGACAATCTATGGATGATTCCTCTCTCAATGGTAAGTGTATTATTGCTATTAAGCTTTGCACTCCATATGGATTATAGAAAGGTAGTAAAGCGAACATAACTGGTATTTACTAAACTATTTTCTTCACGCAATGGGCAGCCAAGCGATTTCCATAAAATCAAGTGATCGTGAATGTCGGATTTTATTGAAGTGTTGAATGACAATGTTTCAGACAATACAAAAAGACAGTTCCAAAACGGGAACTGTCTTTTCTTTGGAACTATTATTGATACTATAGATGTAACTTCAATAGTTAAGAATAAATTCCTTGTACTCTGTTCAATAAGCTATCTAGTCGTTGGCTGCTTTTTACAACGCTCGGATGTGCGATTCCTAAGAATTCAGCTTTCTTATACATGATAATTCTTTTTACTTCAATTCTAAACAATAGTAAGTTTCTTTCAATAGTTTTAATCATTTTTTCCTCCGTAATATATATTACGCTTCACGTCATGTAGCGGTTAACTTGCTAGGTTGGAAGCAACTTTCTTATCATATATAAAGCGAATTGAAAAGTGTGTCGCTTTTTGACTGACTCCTATATTGTTTATAGATTATGACATAAATGTGTATGATGATTGAAAATTCAATTATATTAGGTAGGATAAAATAATCCTTTAATCGACACGAGTGTTGTTTTATTTTTAAATCTTCGTGAATAAAAGAAACGTACTATTAGATATTTGTCATAATAAATAATTGCTTAATATACAAATTATGACAGTCCTTAAAGGCAATGAGCTTCTATTTGGCGCGAAGGTAGGGGCTTATAACAAAATAATAGTTGACCTGACGAAAGCTAGAAGTAGCTGGATAAAAATCAATAACTAGAATGAGTGACTTTGCGTAAACCTATTCACAATCAAGCAAAAGAGGTTGCCTTGAAAGATTCAAGGCAACCTCTTTTGCGTCTTAATAACCAATTGTTGAATCGGTTTCCCAGTCATGTCGAGTAGTTTGTCTATGTTGCTTCTGCAACTGACGGATTCGTTCTTCATATTGAATATTCGCCTCATAATGGTAGGTGAGCGCAATTGACATATATAATTCATTCAACTGTGATACAGAAAGGCCTTTTGTCTGCTTGGCTATTTCCTCCACTTGTTCTAGAGAAAGTATCTTTTTGCGATCCAGTTTTTCCATGTATAACCTACGGACTTCCAGTGTCGGAGACTTGATTTCATATGTGCTGTCAAAGCGGCCTGCGCGGTTGATGAGGGCAGGGTCGATGCGTTCAGGGTAATTAGTCGTCCCGATGATGAATAAACCATCACGGACATGTACGCCATCTAGGATGTTTAGAAATGTGCTTCTCATATGTTCCGGCATGGAGTCGATGTCTTCGATTACAAGGATGGCGGGTGCGAGCCGTTCGACTGTATTGAACACTTCTTGTACGGAATGACTCCCTGTGAATTCCGTGATTTGCCAATAGACAACAGGTGCGTCAGTTGTTCCGGTAATGGAACGTACGAGTGTCGTTTTACCGTTACCAGGAGATCCATACAGCAAGATTCCTCTTTTATATGGTAGTCCGTATTCTTTAAAGAAAGCCCCGCCATCTCGGAAGAATTCATCGATAGAACGAAATAGATCATTCTTCAAACTTTCATCCAGCAGAACGTCACTGCGCTCAATTTGTGCGCCGGCGCCATACGTCTTTTTTTCCATGCCTTCTTCGGTATCCACTAAGTACGTAATATTCGTTTTCATCGCGTCTCGTTGAAGTTGATTGAGCACTTCGATGAAATCTTTGACGTGACTGGCCGATGGCGCGAATACAGTATGTTCTGACCAAGTAGAGCCGGTTGCGACATAATAGCTAATGTTGGCGATGGCAATTTGATGTTCAGGAAAGAATAGCAACTGATTGTCGATTGTTTCAGCACCTTGTAAGGAAAAAGCATCAGTTGATACGTCTTGTTGAATTTTTTGTGTCGGCAATGTGGCGTAAATATGACTAAGTGATTCGTAAGGCAATTGTTTACGATGAATCAACTCAGGAAGCATGGTTTCTGTATAAGAGGAAAACTCATCCACTTGGATAATTTTCCAATCAGCCGGTGAACGTTGTTGAAGTGCGTCTAGAATCGCTTCAATGACGACGCCATAATATTGATAATGTGTCAGCTTCTCGTATTGTGCGGACTGTAGTGGAATTAAAAAAGATGATTTCATTAATTTAACACTCTCCCTATAAATAAGTAGATCCTCCTTAAAAAGGAGGATCCGCAATGATTATTTTGTTTTGATTTTACCTGACCACTTTTTAAATCCACCGCGTAGCTGGTAGATTTCTGTACAACCTTTTTTCTTCAAGAATAACGCAGCACGGCCTGTACGGCTTGTGTTTTGGTCATAAAGATAAACGGGTTTGTCGGGGCGGATTTCCTTATAGCGCTGTGAGAACTGTGTAAATGGAATATTACGCGCACCTAAAATATGTCCAGCATCGAAATCTTTTGGTTCGCGCACGTCGATCAATTGTGCTTTGCGATATCCTTTAATAAACTCTTCTTGCGTTAATGTAGTCAATGCTTTTCCGACACGTATGTATGTGATGACGAAATACAAAATGACCGCGAGCACAGCTGCTCCTAAAATATAATAACTCAAAAAAACTTCCCCCTTCATCAATATCTCTATTATAAAGATTATCTGGCATCAGTTCAATCCTAATGATAAAATGAAATGCGTTATTGTTTTTTTCATTGATGACTTCCTATACTATAGGTGGAGTATTAACACGAAGGAGAATAGATTATGACAAAAGCCGTATGGCATTATGTAGACTCTGGGAAATGTAGTCCTTCCTTCAATATGGCGCTCGATGAAGCGCTTCTTGACTTACATAGCCGAGGAGAAATCGGGCCAGTTCTACGTTTTTATGAGTGGGAACCCGCTACATTATCTATCGGGTACTTCCAACGTATTGAAAAAGATATCGATATGGAAAAAGTAAAAGAACTAGGGCTCGGATTTGTCCGAAGACCAACAGGTGGCCGCGGTGTCTTGCATGAACATGAGCTTACATACAGTGTCATTGTGAGCGAGCAGTATCCCGATATGCCGGAAACAGTAACCGAAGCATACCGTGTGATTTCTGGTGGATTGCTGCAAGGCTTCCGTAATCTCGGACTTCAGGCAGAGTTCTCGATTCCAGATCAAGACGTTACGGAGCAATTGCGTAGCCCAAAGAGCGGTGTTTGTTTTGATGCACCGAGCTGGTATGAACTCGTTGTCGAAGGTAAAAAGGTTGCGGGTAGTGCACAAACGCGTCAAAAAGGCGTGATTTTGCAACATGGAGCAATTTTGATGAGCTTAGATGTCGATAAATTGACGTCTATTTTCACGTATTCATCACCCGCATTGAAAGAACGTGTACGTAAAACATTACCAGACCGTGCAATTGCGATTGACCGATTGACGGACCGAGAGATTTCAGTGGAGGAATGCAAACAAGCCTTTTCTAAAGGGTTTGAAACGTCGCTCGATATTTCATTGGAACCTCTAGAATTAACGCATGAACAGCTCGCTTTAGTCCGCCAAATCGAGAAAGATAAATATGCGAATGATGACTGGAATTTTAAAAAATAAAATTGGTACTTTGGTTTTATTTTTTTTGTCGAAATGTCGTGATATCAATGATTTTATGTTTTTGAAGAATAAATGTCGATTGATATACTATTCAATATGTAGTAGATTATTTAATAAGACAAACACTATATATAGTGTTTGTAGCGTTATGAGGAGGATGTTATATGGTTACGATGTCGAAGCAAGGCGAACCGATGCTCGATAAACAACAATTGAATGAGGATATTGCGAAGTTCCCTCAAGTTCACCCGGTTACGGAGGATATGAAGCTAACACATAGTGGAGTATCGCGTCTAGTAATGATCGATCGATATTCATTTAAAGATATGGAAAAGAAGACACTGAAAGAAGGCGATTTTGTCGTTCTAACAGTGAGAGAAGATCCAAAGTTCCCCGCTCGTGGGTTAGGGTATATTACGAAACTTGATCAAGCGAACGGGAAAGCGGAGATCTGGATCGAACCAGAATATCGTTCATCAATCGACGATATGGATGAGCAGCAAAAAGGTGTTATTACACGTCCCCTTGAAGTGCTTGAGAAGCCACTAGAAGTGTTCTACGAGCAGATCGCAAAACGTAATGCGACCGGACTTGCTTCTGTTGAAAAGACGGAAGATAGAAGAACGCAGTCGTATAACATGTTTTATGATCAGTTGAAGGCATTGAACTTCATTCCGGCTGGTCGCGTGCTGTATGGCGCAGGATCAGACACGGATGTCACGTTCTTTAACTGTTATGTAATGCCGTTTGTGCCCGATTCCCGTGAAGGGATATCCGATCACCGTAAGCAAGTGATGGAGATCATGAGTCGTGGTGGCGGTGTAGGAACGAACGGTTCGACATTGCGTCCACGCAACACATTGGCGCGTGGTGTCAACGGTAAGTCATCCGGATCGGTTTCTTGGTTGGATGATATTGCAAAATTGACTCATTTGGTCGAGCAGGGCGGATCAAGACGTGGGGCACAGATGATTATGTTATCAAACTGGCACCCGGACATTTATGAATTCATCATCTCCAAAATGCAGAATCCGCGAATTTTGCGCTATTTGATAGAAAACACAGAAGATGAAATGATCAAGAAGCTGGCCGATGAGAAATTGAATTTCAAACCGTTGACAGCACAAGAAGAAGCGATGTATCAAGGCATCACAAACTATAAACAAATTCCAGGTCAAGGTGGTTTTAACGCAGCGATTATCCGTGACGCTGAGCTGAAGCTGCAGGATGGCGGAACGTACACCGTTCATAATCCAGAATTCCTGACAGGAGCGAATATTTCCGTAACCTTAACGGATGACTTCATGAAAGCGGTGGAAGAAGACGCGAATTACGATTTGCGTTTCCCGGCAGTCGAAAATTATTCCCCTGAACAGATGAAGTATTATAATGAACAGTGGCATGAAGTTGGCGATGTACGCGAATGGGAACGTCTAGGTCACGAAGTTCGTGTGTATCGTACGATTAAAGCCCGCGCTCTATGGGATTTAATTAATATTTGTGCAACGTATTCAGCGGAACCAGGCATTTTCTTCATTGATAATGCAAATGACGACACGAATGCAAAAGCGTACGGACAGCAAGTTGTAGCAACAAATCCGTGTGGTGAACAACCACTTGCACCATATTCTGTCTGTAATTTGGCTGCTGTCAATCTTGCTGAGATGGCAGACAAAAATACGAAGACGGTTAACTTTGAAAAGTTGAGAGAGACGGTACGGACTGGTGTACGTATGCAAGATAACGTCATCGACGCTACACCGTACTTCCTTGAAGATAATAAAGTACAAGCCCTTGGAGAACGCCGTGTAGGTCTGGGTGTGATGGGGCTTGCTGATCTTCACATCTACTGTGAAAAAGAATACGGCTCGCCTGAAGGAAATCAATTAGTGGATGAAGTATTTGAAGCAATTGCGACAACTGCTTACCGCGAATCGATTGAATTGGCGAAAGAAAAAGGAAGTTTCCCATTCCTTATTGGTCAAACGGATGAAGAAACGAAAGCATTACGTCAGGCTTTCATTAATTCTGGCTTTATGAAGCGCATGCCGGAAGATATCCGCGAATCGATTTTGGAACATGGAATCAGAAACTCTCACTTATTGACTGTTGCGCCAACTGGATCCACTGGAACCATGGTAGGGGTTTCAACTGGATTAGAGCCTTATTTCTCATTCACATATTACCGTAGCGGACGCTTAGGTAAATTCATCGAAGTAAAAGCGGCGATTGTAGAAGAGTATT encodes the following:
- a CDS encoding DUF1801 domain-containing protein, with translation MYELKTKETDSSVIEFIENIDQLRKREDAFSLLDIFTETTGYKAKMWGPSIIGFGKYHYKYSSGHEGDAPIVGFSPRKAKISLYVTLENEQREKLLKDFGKHTTGKSCIYINKIADVEIEILKKLIEQSAAFIKEIYPNTEKL
- a CDS encoding vitamin B12-dependent ribonucleotide reductase, translated to MVTMSKQGEPMLDKQQLNEDIAKFPQVHPVTEDMKLTHSGVSRLVMIDRYSFKDMEKKTLKEGDFVVLTVREDPKFPARGLGYITKLDQANGKAEIWIEPEYRSSIDDMDEQQKGVITRPLEVLEKPLEVFYEQIAKRNATGLASVEKTEDRRTQSYNMFYDQLKALNFIPAGRVLYGAGSDTDVTFFNCYVMPFVPDSREGISDHRKQVMEIMSRGGGVGTNGSTLRPRNTLARGVNGKSSGSVSWLDDIAKLTHLVEQGGSRRGAQMIMLSNWHPDIYEFIISKMQNPRILRYLIENTEDEMIKKLADEKLNFKPLTAQEEAMYQGITNYKQIPGQGGFNAAIIRDAELKLQDGGTYTVHNPEFLTGANISVTLTDDFMKAVEEDANYDLRFPAVENYSPEQMKYYNEQWHEVGDVREWERLGHEVRVYRTIKARALWDLINICATYSAEPGIFFIDNANDDTNAKAYGQQVVATNPCGEQPLAPYSVCNLAAVNLAEMADKNTKTVNFEKLRETVRTGVRMQDNVIDATPYFLEDNKVQALGERRVGLGVMGLADLHIYCEKEYGSPEGNQLVDEVFEAIATTAYRESIELAKEKGSFPFLIGQTDEETKALRQAFINSGFMKRMPEDIRESILEHGIRNSHLLTVAPTGSTGTMVGVSTGLEPYFSFTYYRSGRLGKFIEVKAAIVEEYLQANPDADPNQLPDWFISSMELAPEAHADVQCIIQRWIDSSISKTVNAPRGYTVEQVESVYERLYKGGAKGGTVYVDGSRDAQVLTLKAEDNIPDTEEVVEVTDQPKVVLVNTIQALRSTNVTIGSEVGDTCPVCRQGTVEEIGGCNTCTNCQAQLKCGL
- a CDS encoding rhodanese-like domain-containing protein, which produces MKGEVFLSYYILGAAVLAVILYFVITYIRVGKALTTLTQEEFIKGYRKAQLIDVREPKDFDAGHILGARNIPFTQFSQRYKEIRPDKPVYLYDQNTSRTGRAALFLKKKGCTEIYQLRGGFKKWSGKIKTK
- a CDS encoding DUF7010 family protein, coding for MTIYEMKNDLSIKGRNGISFILSASVIWLIITIIFMQSLEITQKNIGMLFSTGLMFPLSVGISYILKADWKFKNNALGSLGLYLNLAQILYFPILFWSMLKSPQDAIMIFAIITGAHFFTYGWFYNAKPYYISAPMIAIGIMFLGLYTTADNLWMIPLSMVSVLLLLSFALHMDYRKVVKRT
- the queC gene encoding 7-cyano-7-deazaguanine synthase QueC produces the protein MSKAVVVFSGGQDSTTCLLWAMEEFDEVETVTFLYGQRHKLEVDCATKIAKDLGVKQKIIQMDVLNQLTSNALTRDGMQIEVEEGSVPNTFVEGRNHIFLSFAAIYAKTVGAKAIITGVSETDFSGYPDCRDEFIRSLNTTLNLAMDYPFDLITPLMWKDKAEVWAMADQMGRLKYIRENTLTCYNGVIADGCKECPACQLRNDGLAKYLQGQHVS
- a CDS encoding VUT family protein, whose product is MRITIYLLSIILANVITARFAPLELGPLIIPYGTLFIGLTLVMRDMVQNRFGRRQTYILIAVALLLSAVTSHLLGDQLWIVFASTLSFIVSETADTEIYTRFKLPFVKRVLFSGVVAGFLDSSLFVIIGIGPLGLNFVPWELVPYAILGQWIAKVLMQLIVAGGIRQVVIKLNIYEPNISEAH
- a CDS encoding AAA family ATPase; this translates as MKSSFLIPLQSAQYEKLTHYQYYGVVIEAILDALQQRSPADWKIIQVDEFSSYTETMLPELIHRKQLPYESLSHIYATLPTQKIQQDVSTDAFSLQGAETIDNQLLFFPEHQIAIANISYYVATGSTWSEHTVFAPSASHVKDFIEVLNQLQRDAMKTNITYLVDTEEGMEKKTYGAGAQIERSDVLLDESLKNDLFRSIDEFFRDGGAFFKEYGLPYKRGILLYGSPGNGKTTLVRSITGTTDAPVVYWQITEFTGSHSVQEVFNTVERLAPAILVIEDIDSMPEHMRSTFLNILDGVHVRDGLFIIGTTNYPERIDPALINRAGRFDSTYEIKSPTLEVRRLYMEKLDRKKILSLEQVEEIAKQTKGLSVSQLNELYMSIALTYHYEANIQYEERIRQLQKQHRQTTRHDWETDSTIGY
- a CDS encoding aspartyl-phosphate phosphatase Spo0E family protein; this translates as MIKTIERNLLLFRIEVKRIIMYKKAEFLGIAHPSVVKSSQRLDSLLNRVQGIYS
- a CDS encoding lipoate--protein ligase family protein, which produces MTKAVWHYVDSGKCSPSFNMALDEALLDLHSRGEIGPVLRFYEWEPATLSIGYFQRIEKDIDMEKVKELGLGFVRRPTGGRGVLHEHELTYSVIVSEQYPDMPETVTEAYRVISGGLLQGFRNLGLQAEFSIPDQDVTEQLRSPKSGVCFDAPSWYELVVEGKKVAGSAQTRQKGVILQHGAILMSLDVDKLTSIFTYSSPALKERVRKTLPDRAIAIDRLTDREISVEECKQAFSKGFETSLDISLEPLELTHEQLALVRQIEKDKYANDDWNFKK